A genomic segment from Balneola sp. encodes:
- a CDS encoding 4-phosphoerythronate dehydrogenase: MLYLELMTENRSNSLYFLILSPISLIKVLTDQNLHKISLFIPKEAELTFYNPQHKTPDLTGFDALLIRTVTKLNEHNFPKLPSTLKLVGTGSSGSDHVDIEYLLSKGVHFSDAKGCNASAVAEYVLTSLLLWGVEKQVELSDLSFGIIGAGKTGTAVSNLLEKFEASFYLYDPPREKIDPEFTSCSLEEVLRCDVLSFHVPLIHSGEYSTFHWLDKVKLVENQFKLIINASRGGVIDESALKQAIDTGTVDDCVIDVWENEPDFDPKLAKQAFIATPHIAGYSEQAKLNASRLVCEKLCRFFHLDMPTNDLLSQAKNIELAHLKYSLGQLLSRLHPIREYDAILRDLMNREDKATLFSKLRTDRPYRYEYSYMNLDDEFLDRFKELELLGIKSRLRTE, encoded by the coding sequence ATGTTATACTTGGAACTCATGACCGAAAATAGGTCAAATTCGCTTTATTTTCTCATTTTAAGCCCAATTTCTTTGATCAAAGTACTTACCGATCAAAACCTCCATAAAATAAGCCTTTTTATCCCTAAAGAGGCGGAGCTTACTTTCTATAATCCACAGCATAAAACTCCGGACTTAACAGGATTTGATGCTCTTCTAATCCGAACTGTTACTAAGCTTAATGAGCATAATTTCCCGAAGTTACCTTCTACCCTCAAACTTGTAGGTACAGGATCTTCTGGAAGTGATCATGTTGATATCGAATATCTTTTGTCTAAGGGTGTCCATTTTAGTGATGCCAAAGGATGTAATGCCTCAGCTGTAGCCGAATATGTTTTAACCTCATTATTACTATGGGGTGTTGAAAAACAGGTAGAACTAAGTGACCTTTCATTTGGAATTATTGGAGCAGGTAAAACCGGAACGGCTGTTTCCAATTTGCTAGAGAAATTTGAGGCCAGTTTTTATTTATATGATCCTCCGAGAGAGAAAATAGACCCTGAGTTTACTTCATGTTCCTTAGAAGAAGTACTAAGATGTGATGTACTTAGCTTTCATGTTCCTCTAATCCATTCCGGGGAGTATTCTACTTTTCACTGGCTTGATAAAGTGAAGCTAGTTGAGAATCAATTCAAACTCATTATCAATGCTTCACGAGGAGGTGTAATCGATGAGTCGGCTCTAAAACAAGCAATAGATACTGGTACTGTTGATGATTGTGTAATCGATGTCTGGGAAAATGAACCGGATTTTGATCCCAAATTGGCTAAACAAGCCTTCATAGCCACACCCCATATTGCTGGGTATTCAGAACAAGCTAAACTAAATGCCAGCAGGTTGGTTTGTGAAAAGCTTTGCCGTTTTTTTCATCTTGATATGCCCACTAACGATCTTCTATCCCAAGCTAAGAATATAGAACTAGCGCATCTTAAGTATTCGCTTGGTCAGTTATTAAGCCGATTACATCCCATTAGGGAATATGATGCCATTCTTAGAGATTTGATGAACCGAGAAGATAAAGCCACTCTTTTCTCAAAATTAAGAACCGACCGACCTTATCGATATGAATATTCTTATATGAATCTGGATGATGAGTTTTTGGATAGGTTTAAAGAATTAGAACTTCTAGGAATTAAATCTCGTCTGCGAACGGAGTGA